Proteins from a genomic interval of Rattus norvegicus strain BN/NHsdMcwi chromosome 2, GRCr8, whole genome shotgun sequence:
- the Rusc1 gene encoding RUN and SH3 domain containing 1 isoform 2 (isoform 2 is encoded by transcript variant 2): MAEAQSGTGQLQEQKKGLLIAVSASVDKIISHFGAARNLVQKAQLGDSRLSPDVGHLVLTTLCPALHALVADGLKPFRKDLITGQRRSSPWSVVEASVKPGSCTHSMGSLYSQVSRLAPLSSSRSRFHAFILGLLNTKQLELWFSTLQEDAGLLSLLYLPTGFFSLARGSCPSLATELLLLLQPLSVLTFHLDLLFEHHHHLPLGLQQAPAPSGPPPALQQTMQAVLHWGGRLAQTLRGTSGEATTDSSTPSTRPPPGSWWDQLTQASRVYASGGTEGFPLLRWGPRRNGTTAEGTQEAPPPTEQTTPGRSVWLGRLFGVPGCSSETDSGAFKSRRPSSWLPPTVSVLALVKRGTPPEVPPEEPVKEPACMVQADRAVRALCDHTAAGPDQLSFQRGEVLRVISTVDEDWLRCGRDGVEGLVPVGYTSLVL, encoded by the exons ATGGCAGAAGCCCAGAGTGGGACTGGTCAGCTGCAGGAGCAGAAGAAAG GTCTCCTGATAGCTGTCAGCGCTTCAGTGGACAAAATCATCTCGCACTTTGGGGCTGCTAGGAACTTGGTTCAGAAA GCTCAACTGGGGGATAGCCGGCTGAGTCCAGATGTGGGGCATCTGGTATTGACCACGCTCTGCCCGGCTCTCCATGCTCTGGTGGCTGATGGGCTGAAGCCATTCCGGAAGGACCTCATTACCGGGCAGCGTAGGAGTAGCCCTTGGAGCGTGGTGGAGGCCTCTGTGAAACCAG GTTCCTGCACACATTCCATGGGATCTCTGTACAGCCAGGTCAGCCGACTGGCCCCCCTGAGTAGCAGCCGCAGCCGCTTCCACGCTTTCATCTTGGGCCTCCTCAA tACCAAACAGTTGGAACTGTGGTTCTCCACCCTCCAGGAGGATGCAG GCCTCCTATCCCTCTTGTATCTGCCCACCGGCTTCTTTTCCCTGGCACGCGGTAGCTGTCCATCCCTGGCTACagagctgctgcttctgctgcagcCGCTGTCGGTGCTCACCTTCCACCTGGACCTGCTCTttgagcaccaccaccacctgccccTGGGCCTGCAGCAGGCTCCTGCCCCTTCAGGCCCCCCTCCTGCCCTCCAGCAGACTATGCAGGCTGTGCTGCACTGGGGGGGACGTTTGGCTCAGACTCTCCGAGGGACTTCAGGGGAGGCCACTACAGACTCTTCGACCCCCTCCACGCGCCCTCCACCAGGCAGCTGGTGGGATCAGCTGACCCAGGCTTCTCGAGTCTATGCCTCTGGAGGCACTGAGGGCTTCCCTCTTCTTCGGTGGGGACCCAGGCGGAATGGAACTACCGCTGAGGGTACACAGGAGGCACCTCCACCCACGGAACAAACCACACCAGGCAGAAGCGTGTGGTTGGGGCGGCTATTTGGTGTGCCTGGGTGCTCCTCAGAAACTGACAGCGGCGCCTTCAAGTCCAG GAGACCATCCAGCTGGTTGCCCCCAACAGTAAGTGTGCTGGCTCTGGTGAAGAGGGGGACGCCACCCGAGGTCCCTCCTGAGGAGCCTGTGAAGGAACCAGCCTGCatggtgcaggctgacag GGCAGTCCGGGCTCTCTGTGACCACACTGCTGCAGGACCTGACCAGTTGAGCTTCCAGCGTGGGGAAGTGCTTCGTGTCATTTCCACAGTGGATGAGGACTGGCTTCGCTGTGGGCGGGATGGTGTGGAGGGGCTGGTGCCGGTGGGATACACCTCCCTTGTTCTGTAG
- the Rusc1 gene encoding RUN and SH3 domain containing 1 isoform 1 (isoform 1 is encoded by transcript variant 1): protein MLSPQRALLCNLNHIHLQHVSLGLHLSRRPELREGPLSTPPPPGDTGGKESRGPCSGTLVDANSNSPAVPCRCCQEHGPSIENQQDPSQEEEAASPSDPGCSSSLSSCSDLSPDESPVSVYSRDLPGNEDANPQASIFPLELGSPLAPAGPSTCSPDSVCCSPDSCSGISSPPGPDLDSNCNALTTCQDLPSPGLEEEEDSGEQDLATSELSETEDGRIDAGKAEPSWKINPIWKIDTEKTETEWKTIEDSDSGWKTDENTDSSLKTESGKLDSCLNTNSGSKIDAGKTDGGWRGDVSQEPVPHRTITSFHELAQKRKRGPGLPLVPQAKKDRSDWLIVFSPDTELPPTGSLGGSLAPPREVTTFKELRSRSRAQPPPVPPRDPPAGWALVPPRPPPPPVPPRRKKNRLGLQPIAEGLSEEGRAASPPAGEEAPAVQEPEEPRAHAVAGPSLVPRPPVFRFSADGRPLLEGGGTGAPGSLLFTPLTGWPNSRLRLLGAASPPEEQLLPVRLSPVGAYSPPTRGALPCLASPELALLLSPLFPRSSTFPAAAPPPRQVPAPPLPTPRCPPTAPRWTRRPPPPPRQLRSSWSFAGVPGAQRLWMAEAQSGTGQLQEQKKGLLIAVSASVDKIISHFGAARNLVQKAQLGDSRLSPDVGHLVLTTLCPALHALVADGLKPFRKDLITGQRRSSPWSVVEASVKPGSCTHSMGSLYSQVSRLAPLSSSRSRFHAFILGLLNTKQLELWFSTLQEDAGLLSLLYLPTGFFSLARGSCPSLATELLLLLQPLSVLTFHLDLLFEHHHHLPLGLQQAPAPSGPPPALQQTMQAVLHWGGRLAQTLRGTSGEATTDSSTPSTRPPPGSWWDQLTQASRVYASGGTEGFPLLRWGPRRNGTTAEGTQEAPPPTEQTTPGRSVWLGRLFGVPGCSSETDSGAFKSRRPSSWLPPTVSVLALVKRGTPPEVPPEEPVKEPACMVQADRAVRALCDHTAAGPDQLSFQRGEVLRVISTVDEDWLRCGRDGVEGLVPVGYTSLVL, encoded by the exons ATGCTGTCCCCTCAGCGGGCTTTACTCTGCAACCTCAATCACATCCATCTCCAGCACGTCTCCCTAGGCCTGCACTTGTCCCGCCGTCCTGAACTACGAGAGGGGCCTCTGAGCACACCCCCGCCCCCAGGGGACACAGGGGGCAAGGAAAGCAGGGGGCCTTGCAGCGGGACCCTTGTGGACGCCAACTCCAACAGTCCAGCTGTGCCCTGCAGATGCTGCCAGGAGCATGGGCCCAGCATAGAAAACCAGCAGGACCCCtcccaggaggaagaggctgCCTCGCCTTCAGATCCGGGatgctcttcctctctcagctccTGCTCAGATCTTAGCCCTGATGAGTCTCCAGTGTCAGTCTACTCTCGAGACCTGCCGGGTAATGAGGATGCCAACCCTCAGGCCAGCATCTTCCCCTTGGAGCTGGGCTCTCCTCTGGCTCCCGCGGGTCCTAGCACCTGCTCTCCAGACAGCGTCTGCTGCTCTCCTGATTCTTGCTCCGGAATATCTTCTCCACCTGGACCTGACCTGGACTCGAACTGCAACGCCCTGACCACCTGCCAGGACCTACCTTCCCCAggcttggaggaggaggaagacagtggGGAACAGGATCTTGCTACCTCTGAGCTCTCAGAGACCGAAGATGGGAGAATTGACGCAGGGAAAGCAGAGCCCAGTTGGAAAATCAACCCCATTTGGAAAATCGACACAGAGAAAACTGAAACTGAGTGGAAAACCATCGAGGACAGTGACTCTGGTTGGAAAACAGACGAAAATACAGACTCGAGCTTGAAAACGGAATCTGGGAAATTGGATTCTTGTTTGAACACCAATTCTGGTTCGAAAATAGATGCAGGGAAAACTGATGGGGGATGGAGAGGTGACGTCAGCCAGGAGCCGGTGCCCCATCGGACAATCACGTCCTTCCATGAGCTGGCCCAGAAGCGCAAGCGGGGTCCGGGGCTGCCCCTTGTGCCGCAGGCCAAGAAAGATCGCAGCGACTGGCTCATAGTCTTCTCGCCCGACACTGAGCTCCCGCCGACTGGGTCCCTGGGAGGTTCTTTGGCACCTCCCCGAGAAGTCACCACCTTCAAGGAACTCCGGTCGCGAAGCCGAGCCCAGCCGCCGCCAGTCCCGCCCCGGGACCCTCCGGCTGGGTGGGCTTTGGTCCCGCCTCGACCGCCTCCCCCTCCCGTCCCTCCGCGGAGGAAGAAGAATCGACTTGGGCTGCAGCCTATTGCAGAGGGGCTGTCGGAGGAGGGCAGGGCGGCCAGCCCCCCGGCTGGTGAGGAGGCACCCGCCGTGCAGGAGCCCGAGGAACCGCGCGCGCACGCCGTGG CCGGTCCCTCGCTAGTCCCTCGGCCCCCGGTTTTCCGGTTCTCGGCCGACGGGCGCCCCCTGTTGGAGGGTGGGGGCACGGGCGCACCCGGGTCCCTGCTCTTTACGCCTCTGACCGGGTGGCCCAATTCCCGGCTCCGGCTGCTGGGGGCAGCGAGTCCCCCGGAGGAGCAGCTCCTGCCTGTGCGCCTGTCCCCAGTGGGAGCCTATTCTCCTCCCACGCGGGGGGCCTTGCCTTGCCTGGCCAGCCCCGAACTGGCACTGCTGCTATCCCCGCTCTTCCCCAGAAGTAGCACCTTCCCCGCCGCGGCGCCCCCACCCCGCCAGGTTCCCGCCCCCCCGCTGCCAACACCACGGTGTCCGCCGACCGCCCCTCGCTGGACCAGAAGGCCACCACCTCCGCCCAGGCAAC tGCGCAGTTCCTGGTCGTTTGCCGGTGTTCCGGGGGCCCAGCGGCTGTGGATGGCAGAAGCCCAGAGTGGGACTGGTCAGCTGCAGGAGCAGAAGAAAG GTCTCCTGATAGCTGTCAGCGCTTCAGTGGACAAAATCATCTCGCACTTTGGGGCTGCTAGGAACTTGGTTCAGAAA GCTCAACTGGGGGATAGCCGGCTGAGTCCAGATGTGGGGCATCTGGTATTGACCACGCTCTGCCCGGCTCTCCATGCTCTGGTGGCTGATGGGCTGAAGCCATTCCGGAAGGACCTCATTACCGGGCAGCGTAGGAGTAGCCCTTGGAGCGTGGTGGAGGCCTCTGTGAAACCAG GTTCCTGCACACATTCCATGGGATCTCTGTACAGCCAGGTCAGCCGACTGGCCCCCCTGAGTAGCAGCCGCAGCCGCTTCCACGCTTTCATCTTGGGCCTCCTCAA tACCAAACAGTTGGAACTGTGGTTCTCCACCCTCCAGGAGGATGCAG GCCTCCTATCCCTCTTGTATCTGCCCACCGGCTTCTTTTCCCTGGCACGCGGTAGCTGTCCATCCCTGGCTACagagctgctgcttctgctgcagcCGCTGTCGGTGCTCACCTTCCACCTGGACCTGCTCTttgagcaccaccaccacctgccccTGGGCCTGCAGCAGGCTCCTGCCCCTTCAGGCCCCCCTCCTGCCCTCCAGCAGACTATGCAGGCTGTGCTGCACTGGGGGGGACGTTTGGCTCAGACTCTCCGAGGGACTTCAGGGGAGGCCACTACAGACTCTTCGACCCCCTCCACGCGCCCTCCACCAGGCAGCTGGTGGGATCAGCTGACCCAGGCTTCTCGAGTCTATGCCTCTGGAGGCACTGAGGGCTTCCCTCTTCTTCGGTGGGGACCCAGGCGGAATGGAACTACCGCTGAGGGTACACAGGAGGCACCTCCACCCACGGAACAAACCACACCAGGCAGAAGCGTGTGGTTGGGGCGGCTATTTGGTGTGCCTGGGTGCTCCTCAGAAACTGACAGCGGCGCCTTCAAGTCCAG GAGACCATCCAGCTGGTTGCCCCCAACAGTAAGTGTGCTGGCTCTGGTGAAGAGGGGGACGCCACCCGAGGTCCCTCCTGAGGAGCCTGTGAAGGAACCAGCCTGCatggtgcaggctgacag GGCAGTCCGGGCTCTCTGTGACCACACTGCTGCAGGACCTGACCAGTTGAGCTTCCAGCGTGGGGAAGTGCTTCGTGTCATTTCCACAGTGGATGAGGACTGGCTTCGCTGTGGGCGGGATGGTGTGGAGGGGCTGGTGCCGGTGGGATACACCTCCCTTGTTCTGTAG
- the Fdps gene encoding farnesyl pyrophosphate synthase, with the protein MNGDQKLDVHNQEKQNFIQHFSQIVKVLTEDELGHPEKGDAITRIKEVLEYNTVGGKYNRGLTVVQTFQELVEPRKQDAESLQRALTVGWCVELLQAFFLVLDDIMDSSHTRRGQICWYQKPGIGLDAINDALLLEAAIYRLLKFYCREQPYYLNLLELFLQSSYQTEIGQTLDLITAPQGQVDLGRYTEKRYKSIVKYKTAFYSFYLPIAAAMYMAGIDGEKEHANALKILLEMGEFFQIQDDYLDLFGDPSVTGKVGTDIQDNKCSWLVVQCLLRATPQQRQILEENYGQKDPEKVARVKALYEELDLRSVFFKYEEDSYNRLKSLIEQCSAPLPPSIFLELANKIYKRRK; encoded by the exons ATGAATGGGGACCAGAAACTGGATGTTCATAACCAAGAAAAGCAGAATTTCATCCAGCACTTCTCCCAGATTGTCAAGGTGCTGACTGAGGATGAACTGGGACACCCAGAGAAGGGAGATGCTATTACCCGGATCAAAGAG GTCCTGGAGTACAACACTGTAGGAGGCAAGTACAATCGGGGTCTGACGGTGGTACAGACCTTCCAGGAACTGGTGGAACCAAGGAAACAGGATGCTGAGAGCCTACAGCGGGCCCTGACGGTGGGCTGGTGTGTAGAACTG CTCCAGGCTTTCTTCCTCGTGTTAGATGACATCATGGACTCTTCCCACACTCGCCGGGGGCAGATCTGCTGGTATCAGAAGCCGGGCATAGGCTTGGATGCCATCAACGATGCTCTGCTTCTGGAAGCCGCTATCTACCGCCTGCTTAAGTTCTACTGCAGGGAGCAGCCCTACTACCTCAACCTGCTGGAGCTCTTTCTACAGAGTTCCTATCAGACTGAGATCGGGCAGACTCTCGACCTCATCACAGCACCCCAGGGCCAAGTGGATCTTGGTAGATACACTGAAAAGAG GTACAAATCTATCGTCAAGTACAAGACAGCTTTCTACTCTTTCTACCTGCCTATCGCGGCTGCCATGTACATG GCTGGAattgatggggagaaggaacacGCTAATGCCCTGAAGATCCTGCTGGAGATGGGCGAGTTCTTCCAGATCCAG GACGACTACCTTGATCTCTTTGGAGACCCCAGTGTGACCGGAAAGGTCGGCACTGACATCCAGGACAACAAATGCAGCtggctggtggttcagtgtctgctACGAGCCACTCCTCAGCAGCGCCAGATCTTAGAG GAGAATTATGGGCAGAAGGACCCAGAAAAAGTGGCGCGGGTGAAAGCACTGTACGAGGAGCTGGATCTGCGGAGTGTGTTCTTCAAGTACGAGGAAGACAGTTACAACCGCCTCAAGAGTCTCATAGAGCAGTGCTCCGCGCCCCTGCCCCCATCCATCTTCCTGGAACTAGCAAACAAGATCTACAAGCGGAGAAAGTAA